CAAAATGCGCTTTAGGGTACATTTCGCGGATAGCCACCGCGGTACCGCCGGTATCCACCAGGTCATCGATAACGATGAAACCTTCACCGTCGCCTTCCGCGCGTTTCAGCACTTTCAGCTCACGCTGGTTGTCGTGGTCATAGCTGGAGATGCAGACGGTATCGACATGACGAATACCCAGCTCACGCGCCAGCAGCGCCCCCGGTACCAGACCGCCACGGCTAACGGCAATAATGCCTTTCCACTGTTCAGAAGGCATCAGACGCGCGGCCAGTTTGCGTGCGTGGATCTGCAACATGTCCCAGGTGACGACGTATTTTTCGCTCATGTGAAGTGTCCCAGCCTGTTTTTATACGGCTTAAAAAGTGTTCGAGGGGGAAATAGGTTGCGCGAGATTATAGAGATCTGACGCACTAAAAACCAGTGTTTAGCGCCCTCTGCCTGAGTTTTTACATGCTTTATGCTACCAGCCATCGGAGAAAGTGGTATTCTCAGTTGCATCTCGCAAGCCTGACTTGTGGTAACTATTAACCTGCTAACCCTGTGACCTGCAACTCGCTTTGCAGGGCATCGACAAGGAGACTTATCGTGTCTGAACTGTCTCAATTATCTCCGCAACCGCTGTGGGATATTTTTGCCAAAATCTGCTCCATTCCACACCCGTCTTACCATGAAGAACAGCTTGCCGAACATATTATGGGTTGGGCGAAGGAAAAAGGTCTGCACGCTGAACGTGACCAGGTTGGCAACATTCTGATCCGCAAACCGGCGACCGCTGGCATGGAAAACCGTAAACCGGTGGTCCTGCAGGCACACCTGGACATGGTGCCACAGAAAAACAACGACACTGTTCACGACTTCACGAAAGACCCGATCCAGCCGTACATCGACGGCGACTGGGTGAAAGCGCGCGGCACCACGCTGGGTGCAGATAACGGTATCGGTATGGCCTCTGCGCTGGCGGTACTGGCGGACGACAGTGTTGAGCACGGTCCACTGGAAGTGCTGCTGACCATGACCGAAGAAGCGGGAATGGACGGTGCGTTCGGTCTGCAGGCGAACTGGCTGCAGGCGGATATTCTGATCAACACCGACTCCGAAGAAGAAGGCGAGATCTACATGGGCTGCGCGGGCGGGATTGATTTCATCTCTACCCTGCCGCTCTCACGTGAAGCGGTGCCTGCTGGCTTCCAGACCTTCAAGCTGACGCTGAAAGGGCTGAAAGGCGGCCACTCCGGCGGTGATATTCACTTAGGCCTGGGCAACGCCAACAAACTGCTGGCACGCTTCCTGGCGGGCCACGCGGCTGAGCTGGACCTGCGTCTGGTCGATTTCAACGGCGGTACGCTGCGCAACGCAATTCCACGTGAAGCGTTCGCGACAGTAGCCGTTCCAGCCGCCAAAGCAGACGAGCTGAAAAAACTCTCCAGCGTCTATCTGGATATCCTGAAAAACGAACTGTCCGCGAAAGAGAAGAACCTGACCGTAGTGCTGGAATCCGTGTCCACGGATAAAGCCGCACTGACCACCCCGTCTCGTGACACCTTTATTCAGCTGTTAAACGCGACACCGAACGGCGTGATCCGCAACTCAGACGTCGCGAAAGGCGTGGTTGAAACCTCGCTGAACGTGGGTGTGGTCACCATGGGCGACGACAGCGCAGAGATCATCTGCCTGATCCGATCGCTTATCGACACCGGTAAAGAGTACGTGGTGAGCATGCTGGAATCTCTGGGCACGCTGGCCGGTGCGAAAACCTCTGCCAAAGGCAGCTACCCAGGCTGGCAGCCGGACGCAAGCTCTCCGGTGATGGCACTGGTGCGTGAAACATACCAGCGTCTGTTCAACAGCACCCCGAACATTCAGGTGATCCACGCGGGTCTGGAATGTGGTCTGTTCAAGAAGCCGTACCCGAACATGGACATGGTCTCCATTGGGCCAACCATTACCGGACCACACTCGCCGGATGAGCAGGTTCACATTGAAAGCGTGGGCCATTACTGGACCCTGCTGACTGAACTGCTGAAAGCGATTCCTGCTAAGTAATACCCTCACCCCAGCCCTCTCCCAAAGGGAGAGGGTCAACAACGTCGCGCCACCGGCCTTTTTACAATCCCAATACCAGCTGACGTTCCAGCTGCGGATCCAGCAAGGTAACGTGTAATCCCACCAGCCTGAC
This region of Enterobacter cloacae complex sp. R_G8 genomic DNA includes:
- the gpt gene encoding xanthine phosphoribosyltransferase; this encodes MSEKYVVTWDMLQIHARKLAARLMPSEQWKGIIAVSRGGLVPGALLARELGIRHVDTVCISSYDHDNQRELKVLKRAEGDGEGFIVIDDLVDTGGTAVAIREMYPKAHFVTIFAKPAGRPLVDDYVIDIPQDTWIEQPWDMGVVFVPPISGR
- the pepD gene encoding cytosol nonspecific dipeptidase, which gives rise to MSELSQLSPQPLWDIFAKICSIPHPSYHEEQLAEHIMGWAKEKGLHAERDQVGNILIRKPATAGMENRKPVVLQAHLDMVPQKNNDTVHDFTKDPIQPYIDGDWVKARGTTLGADNGIGMASALAVLADDSVEHGPLEVLLTMTEEAGMDGAFGLQANWLQADILINTDSEEEGEIYMGCAGGIDFISTLPLSREAVPAGFQTFKLTLKGLKGGHSGGDIHLGLGNANKLLARFLAGHAAELDLRLVDFNGGTLRNAIPREAFATVAVPAAKADELKKLSSVYLDILKNELSAKEKNLTVVLESVSTDKAALTTPSRDTFIQLLNATPNGVIRNSDVAKGVVETSLNVGVVTMGDDSAEIICLIRSLIDTGKEYVVSMLESLGTLAGAKTSAKGSYPGWQPDASSPVMALVRETYQRLFNSTPNIQVIHAGLECGLFKKPYPNMDMVSIGPTITGPHSPDEQVHIESVGHYWTLLTELLKAIPAK